GCCCGTGTGCGCACTCTCCGCACCCGTCGCTGCAATCCGCCTTTACCCCGACCTGTGTGTGTCTCTCGCGTAATCGCTGCGGAAACTTTTCTTTTCCACGAGAAAACGGACAAAAGGAACGCTTCGAGCAGCCAGTTCGAGTGGAACGATAGAGACGAAGCAATCGCGGAATATTAATCGATCGCGCGCGGTCCtcgataaaattgcaattgcgAGCACTAACTCCCGTTCCGCCTCCGCTTCTCACGATGGATTCCCGCCGACTGCAGCGTTGTTTTCAAGTAAAGAAacaatagataataaattggacgtccaaatttgattaaatgttGATTTTGAACTCGAAGTATTGAATCGctggatattttattcttgatgTTCTCTATGTTCggaatactttttttttttggtaacttttttcttatttttcttttttttagttttatatttcaaaaatgtgaagcgcaaaaaataaaaattataaaaaaaatttattgaaatggtGATAAATTGTCATCACCACTGTTTTGAAATGTCATCTCGTAAAAATTCTGAATGTAAGCaaagtctaaaaaaaaaaaactcaattaACCACTTTGACATTTATGTTCGCGGTACCCTTCGACATTTATGATGCGTCGATGCTCAATAGAAGGGGAAAAATGTACACGGCATCGTTTTTCATCGGACCGCGGGGTTGTGCGACTACTATCCTTCGCACCATTTTTTATACGAGCGAtcagtgattttttttattaccgcTCGATGGtaccgagagaaagagagagagagagagggggagggagaaACAGAGATAAGTCGACCGATAAACGGGTCCGATTTATTGCgtcattaattttgtttatcgaCACGCGAATCGCGTTGCGATTGCGTTCACAGCGACTACGTCGGCGAAATTCAGTTGCGAAATTAGGTCGCGTAAAAACGCGTCCAAAACGTTGTTTGCCTGTGCAATTTTACCGTATATATACGCTCGCACATTTCTTCCGCGCTTGTCGATAATTCCCATGTATCACAAAGCACTTTCATTCGGTATCTTGTCGCTGAAATGATATTGCTGCCTGTAATTAACGCAAATTCGTCGCAATCGTGCTAATTGCCGCGATGCAATGTAAAATGCCGCGCATAATTTCCATCTTTTTGTAATGTCAATAAGTGCATCATATCTCGTATTTATTTTGCCTCTCGAAAAACACATTAACATATTGAAATTGAATGAAGATAAATTACGCATCCTTTTAACTTGAATGGCTATAAACGTATCTTGATAACGCTCGTCTCggttcataaaaatttatttatcgattaCTCATAGCGAAGCGATCGTTAAATCTCGATGGATCCGTTTGTAAATCTAAACTTTTCTTTCAAAGTGGAGTGTAATAAGTTTGGATggacaataatttatttagccACATGTCTCGCAAAAATAAGCCTCGTATTATGTCTCACATTATCGTGTTACACGAACATCTGAGAAGTTCGGATTTACGTCACTCCCGGGATAAACCATCGGTGCGCTGAAGGGGCGCGCAGTAGAGAAGGTAGCTGCACGGTCAGACACGTGAGATGAGTCCGGTAGAGGGATTTCGCACGTGATAAGGCTGCGCGAACGGCCGTTTCTCCTCTCGGCCGGATCGTTTCGCTTCTCCCGCGGCACGTGAAGAGGCGGAAGCGTTCCTCTTGCCCTTTTCGCTACCTGCAGGTACTGTACTCCCGGTTTCGTCGTAATGTCGGCCGCTGTTATGTCCGTTACGTGGATACCGCTTTCGACGCGATCAGGATATAAACTCGACAGTAGTCCGGCTCGCGATAAAGTCGTTCGGTCGCCATTGTGCTCGTCTCCTCGCAAAACGGCCAGGAAATACCGAAGGATAACGATCGCTGACGACGATTCGAGTTTGCTTTCAAGAGGGATACTTCGGCCGGAAGATGCAAGATGTTCTTGAGCTGCTTCACATCAGCCGCTCGTAGTTTTCTTCAGAGGTTAGAGTTATAAGAAaggaaatatttcgaatattaaatgtaagaTGTTACATCTTGGATAATGCGACGAGTAAACGCGTGAAACagctgaattttttaatagatgcAAAGtagcattttattaatttttcgttaaaGATTGCCTCACTAAAAGcgaattagaaaataaacttttattattttgcatatttcaaatttaatttattgttttactaagtttacaaattttatgttaaatattcttatttcgCTAAATGTTTCTCGggggaaaatttttaaattcatttaaaaacttatttcttAACCAAGGAAGAATTAAATCTGAATTCCGAGAGAAAGCACTTATGCAAATCCTCGTGCAATAAAGCTGTAGTCGACGGTATAATACAATCATCACCACTTTAATTTCGCCACGAAACAAGCTATACAAGTGAGCGAGCAACTAGCTGCTAAATAGCTGCACTTTAGTATAAAGACCCTCTGTTTATCCGGCAAGCATCCGGTGACGAAGGACGAAAGCGGGACCGGCAAGTTAACGGGCGTTTAGTTACATCGCGGAACGGACGAAAGACGGTCTCTCGTTATTTACGAGGCGTAACATCGGGATGCGAGAAGCACAAGACCGCGGCGGAATGTCGTGTCGTGTCGTTTGCGTTGAATTACGCCGGACTAAGACGGGAAGCGGATGCCGCGACAGTCGTCGACGAAATTATACATTCGCGTCTTGTCGTCTAATGAAGCCCTCAATACTCGCGCAAAGCTCTCGACATTATTATAAACGAGATCGAGGCGAGTACTCGTGCTCGTCGCACGCAACGCCGGCCAATTAGACTAGACATCCaagaattttaatgattttgcAGGACTTTATACCGCGGCGTTGATTCTGCAAATACTGTTTCAGTAGTGCTTCAGCGAGAAATAAAcgtcagagagagagaatattatttagcaAGAATTATTCAGACTCGCGcatataattctaattttacaatgaataaacaattaatattaattaatttcttcccTTTCAGATTTCAGTtagcaattaattacatttgtgCAGCGAAATTTATGACAGAATTTTGTGTTAGATACAAATCTCtcagaaatgttttataattagatgcattttattcgaaagaagtaaaaaatatgctacaaataaaataaagatgacaTAATGtctattaatcaaataattatctctccaattgaaatattgtcgatagaaaatttataaatctaaaattaaaatctcgtTATTGAAGTTATTTCAATAGaagaaaacataaaagaaaatagcttTGATGTTATGCAATTGTGCATCTATATTGAGAGCTCCTCTACATTCATATGAGATTTTTGCCGTGATGGAATTTACGATGGCTGTTCCGCTGCCCGTCGCATTCAGCGACGTAAACACGCGACAAGGCAGCGGCGAGAAATTCGCGTGGCCTTCTTCAGGAAGGAGGCAAAGTCGAAGTGTATCTGCCGATGTTCGGAGGGAATAGTCAAGTGGGTAGAAAATACGTGATCCGGAATCTAGTATCGTGTATCGGAAAATCTAGCTATTACTCGACGCGTATTCCCACCGTTCGGTTCTCCGCTCCTCTTTTTCCCCGTGGCCCTTCCCTTCCCTTCGTGCCCCTCCTAACGTCAAGTTTTATTTTGCCTCCCGGGGGGATCCCTCCGGGACCGGCCTCGGCCGGTCGCGAGAcggtatttttattcaaatttcgcTCGATCCGTCCTCTCCAAGTTCCTCGCGAGACCCGCCGTTCTCTCGAAAGGGGCGGGCATCGCATTATGCCAAGTCGAAGTTACCCCGCTCGTTCGCTCTAATGCCGCAGCTCCGTAAATTCTATTTGCTCTTGGTTCTTACCCCACGCGAGGCAGTAGTTGGCCGATTGTAAACTGGCTCGGACGATCGATATTCGCCTAACTGCAGAAATAATCAGCCGTGCTCTCGGCGAGCGGAAACAATCCGCGAATGCTTGTGTATCTTTGACTGAGAGAACGCGGTAATATAAAGTAACTTTGGGACGGAGGGAATTTagcatattaaatgtaatttgcaatatatagtttttttcagaaatggAACATGTAGAAAGATCAGATACGGGCTGAAACTGCATATAAATTGGGAATGAATgctaataatgtataaaaaaaattgaggaaATATATAGGAAGAGATAAtgccaataaaaatatacttaagaAAACAAGACCATTCAGTATTCAAATAAAACTGTAAACAAAATTAGGGATCTTTTATCTCATGTAGGAATTTTTCAGAGGGGAAAAGCATGAAGCGATTTGTATATCGCTCGAATATCGTTGGTGAACGATGGGAGGGAGAAGGCGGAAGTGAATTCGTTGGAATATTTCATGCGGGCATCAACGTCTGAAATGGCGCTACTCTTACGTGGCAGCGAcgtataaagttttattagtAAGTTCCGCCGGAGAATCTCTTCTCTACCTCTTGCCGCGCACCTACTTCGCCAAGTTTCGCAAACTAGCTCGCGGATCGGACGTGAGTTTCAACGTGAGATGAAACGCACCAGTAACGTTGCCCTAAAATAATAGCTATCGTTCCGAGCATCGCGATATATCTGATAACAGAGAAGAAATGTTTGTGAGATATCAgctcttaattatatttgacttAAACTTGAACTTCTCAATTTTACTCGCTTTTAATTCGGTTcagttgattttaattttaaatcaaaataaaatatgtaattgtcatttttttgCGCGTATTTCCACCAGACTTTGCATATTGAACTTGACGTAAAAGTGAGTATGAGAAGTTGGAAACTTAAAAAAGTTAGAGACATGAAAATGTGCGTAAAGGTTTGAAAGAACttaaatatacatagaataatttcatataaataatttatagagGGTGCGTAAAAAATCATGTTTTCGTCAAAGTTACGTCAAATCTTCGTTTAACGATCTattaattgcgaaaataaGAATTCCATCATCGCTCACACTTATCAGTGTCATCAAATTATCCCATCGCGTCTCTCTCAAAAAGTCTTACTCTCCGCAGCGGTAAACTAGGGGACTGAGAAATGAAAAGGACCGAATAATTCCTCTTGTGAAAGAAAGAGCAAGAGAAGATTTCACCACTATTTTCGGGTACCATTCGAAGGCGAACCGAGAGGCGGCGATCTAGTACCGGCATTGTGACTCTGTCCGACGCAACTCCGGTACAGCTGATAAGACTTACTTCCTTTTCTCCCCACCTCCCCGCTAAGTTCTCGGCCGGCAAAGAGATCTTAGAAAACACCCTCACTACGAGACACTAACACTGAGCGGTCCTGCTTGAGTCTCGCCCCACTCGCGTTAAATCCGTGAGAAACGTCCGATAACGAGCGCAAACTCTGACGTGCGAGATGAAAGGAAACATTTACCAAGATATTGGCCGGTATTTGAAGCTGCGTAAAAATTGTACAGAATGACTCGTTCGCGATACCGGCTTAGCGCCCGACTGGTTTATTTCTTGATTTTGTTtatctttcatattatttatttttgatattacttttgttatttatttgagaaagaatTTGATTCCAAAGAGCAGATTTTTCATCGatgataaaagttatttttttgaatctgatatgaatatttttcatgctttTTACGGatagaatattctttaaaaacttTGCCCAAAAATTCGATTCATAATATAtaggatttattttttttgttattacattatcCTTATTAAAagtgtatatacatttttattcaaagaaaTATCGCTATCGTAATGCATTACATCACCAATATACAGACAATTACTTAATACTAAAGTATCGTAGAATTAAAGGAGTGCCTGATAACTCCTGCGTACGAAACAACGAGAAAATGGGATTTTCGCACAGTGGAAAGTCAGTTCACGGCGATATTTCGTTCGAATTTGAACGTCCTCGAGTAATAAGCTCGCTAGCTGCTTTCGTAGTTGGAATTACGTGATGCACCGCGTACATatctcttcgtcgtcgtcacGGGCACGTCACCCACAGGGCGAATACTGAGAAAGATACAGCGAGAATTTCGCCTAGAATTTCGTAATTAGGTGAGATCTCGTTCGAACTTTCCGCTGTCGCGCGTGCAAACATATCATCGTCGTAGCGATATATCGTACCGCAGCGATTAAACGAGCGACGAGTCACAATGTATAAAACTGATAATGCATTTGTTTAGTCTTACattgtgttttaaaataatatagaaatgtgaATGATTTTTGCGAGAGACGAAACTGCTCGATAACAgaaataagaacaaaaaattgaagactttaaaaatattatattcagaAAAGCGAAATGTAAGTAAATTCTGCTGAATATATAAGAATACTCAACAATTAACAGAAGACAATCCTAGTGGTAtaaattcttcatttttttttattttaacaagcaAGAAGATTGATGAAAGCGATGTCttagtttatttttgtagCACCTCTTTCTGCATTATTCTACAAAGACAAAGATCTGAAAATTCTTGCCAATCGCACTGCGAATGACAGCaggtaaaaaaagaaactgagAAGAAAATGACAAATTCCGTCAGTCGAAAGCGGCAATGTAAGCATTACTAATGATTCTTTAACGAGGTATGAGTTAGTCTTGTTTCgctgaaagaaaaagatcatcttggaaataaaaagcaaGATCTCTTTTCTTCGACTGTTAGAACTATCTCCGCTTTCGCTATCGACCTGTCGATGACCCCATCTCTTCTCCCTCCGATCCACCCCTTCGCATCTTTTTCTCACTCTCGCGTTTCCGTTCCTGAGAAATTTCGTTCGCGCCTCTTCTCTCCTTGCGCATCACCTTAAATATTCCACTCTCTGTTTTTCCCCGTAACTTCCGCTCGCGCACCGGAAGTCACGCTGCATTCCTAAATGCATTCTGAGAAAAGTGAGCTGGAGATCGAGATAGGTTGAAATTGTTGAGAGAAAAGACTGCAAAATATTCCCGAGTGTCGTCGTCCTCGCAATTCAAGGGAGCTCAAGGGAGGCTTCTATCTCGAGCAGCACCGGATGAAAagataagaattattaatgctGAACGCGCTTGCGAAGTGCGACAGTATTACATTATATCGGATATCTGAAAGCTGTGACTGGTTGACCAAAAATCTATGAtacattctaaaataaatttctctttatgaccaaaattttacgatgagacattacagtattttttattttatataaaaaacattttatattgttttatcagAAATATCTCGATGACAAAGTGAATTTAAAGTTCTGTTAACAATAATAGAgcgtgaaaattatattttcaagcgcggatttctttataaaaaaaatcttattgacAAAATCTACGTAAAAACTGATTGAAGAGCAAGATTACATTTAaccattttaattatttgttttattaactataattgttttattaataatgtacatatatgttatatcTATTTACACACACTTGCACAAAAAGtctctttttctttgcttCAAAAATGACTTTTCCGAATTTATGCTCCAGTGCGAGTTTTCGAATTTatgtttcaattttgaaattgttatttctttttttttatggaacaAGCTTGTGGATATTGCCATGCATTGCAATTCATACTATACTCTCTGAGAGAATACTTCGCATTGATTCGTAGCGTGAAGAGCCGCGTTGGAATGATCGTGAAACACGAGCTATTATATGGCAGCCTGTAGTCTAACTCGCGGAAATTGGCGATGAATGAACGCGATGCGCTGCTTAATTGAATAGGCATTTCCGAGGGCTATCAACCGGCCGGTCGCAACTAGCTCGCTTGTACCCCGTTGCACCACCAATTGCACTCTCGTGCATCCTTATCATTATCGCAATCGAAACCCCTTTCAGTCAGGCTTTTGCGCTTTCATTCATTATTAACCAAATCGATATCGACGTCATTACCACTCGATATTCCCAAATGTCCTCCTGTCTGCTTATGATTACGAAATAATAGCagcataataaatttctacCAGATTTTGGATACATTGCATACAGATTGTCACGTAACAAGCAGAATATCATTTAGgaacaaatttgttaattaatatattacagagcaaatttttcgataattaaagtatcgagataATTTACGAATTGTTgctaagataaaaaatttttggcgAATTGTGATGAAACAAAGCATAACATTATAAGggataaaaattaacgaaatgtacattttaacatttaagtTCTAGTAGAAAAGATtgtagaaaaatgtataaaactttCAATCAATCGACAATcgacaattttaaatcaaatcgACAATGAAGGTCGTGTgagatttattaaacattgcgATATTCCAAATCGTGGTTGCatcttttttaatagcatTCTGGTTTATTAATATgccaatataatattaatatgctaTCAAATATGcctatataatattaatatggcATCGAAAGGTCCAATAACATACCATTTATTGGTTGTGCCTATTTAGAATTCGAATAGTTTACATATTGCGATTTTGCTTTTACCATTTATTGTTggtataatttgaaatatgaaaGCTTTTAAcatctgtttatttttcttttttattatttctatgaaacgttaagttaataatataaacattaatgtAAATGCCATATTAATCATTTCCAAATGACTCTATGAGAAATAGAATTCCaagcgattaaaaataaaaacataactTATTTTTGCTCTTACAAGTTTATCAGAGATTAATTTGATAGATTTCATTatcaaagtaattatttaacgcgttaatagaaaaagtcacgttaattgacaatttttctaaaatcttcTCAATCGAAAATTAATTCCGAGTTTacgtgaaaaaatttattacatttaggAACATCGTGACCATGCTGTTTTACACAGGGCTGTTGCACTTTTGCCGTAGCTTTCAGTCAGAAGTCCCGCATGCAATTCGCGGCGAGCACCACCATAGACTCGTCGCGACCATTAAAACGTTGGCGATCGAGAAAGTTTGCGAATTTATTGCCTCAATCTTGTCCGGGAATATTTATGACCGGTCCGACCAGCCGGTCAGTCGCGAAAGTTCGCTTCGTTTCGTTCGAAAACTCGCGCGTTTACACCGAGCTCTCGTCTGGCTTTGTGTCCGTCGCCGCTATCCCCCATCCTCTAAATCCTTTAAAATCAACCCTAGAACCCTACAACGCAAAGCCCATCGTTGTTTTTAGATGCACGCGAACGAATTGCGTACGAGGTGTAAATCCGCGCGAAGATATCCGATATCCGTGACGAAACTTGGCGGATAATAGCGGGCTTTCTTCGCTCAATCCGCTCACGAAAACTCACGACGGCGCATGAAACTTTAAACAACGCCGCCTCCCGTGCTTTTTGCAGGTTGCATTATAGCAAAAGTTTGCTGATCGGACAGATCTGGCATTGTTATCTTGTACAGAGTGTCGGCTGTTATTACTGCTTTTTCTATTatacacacatttttatacaagatATTGCAAAGTCGTTATCAATTTCATTGATCAATTCTTTTATCAATTGAAAACCAATTTAaggaaaattaatagaaaatgtcaaagttttatatatttaaaaaagtgaaataagctcttattagttttataagaGTTCTAAATAAAGGAATAAAAGATCTTTAGGAAACTAAGCTTAGAAATGCAAAcgttaatgaaaatttgtcGTGATGTACTTAAGTTTAAcgtaagaaaacaaaattcagAAGTTTCGATTCTCattttacttttgaaattgcaaataaaattatccaatTTTTATACCTAGtgtcaagatattttatattttacaaaatattgctaagaaattgaaagagattatttcttttatacaagAACAAACTgtcggaagaaaaaaatacgtcgTGAAAATTTAAGACACATTTAGAgacgatttttattattgatagaaAGACGAGAGACTTCGTGACATATAAATCGCATTTTATAGCCGAATTTCACGCGAGCGGAGCCTAACTTAAACGGGTGTTCGGATAGCCGGAGGGCGAGTTTCATATTCAATGAAACTCACACGCGGGGGCTTGCGCTCCACCTCGAAGCGCAAGAAAATTGTGGACCGTCTCCTTACCGGCCACCGTTCCGGGACGGGCACTTAACTTTTCCACCCCTGGGAGCAACCGAAATTCCGGCTTGAATCGacataaattgtttttcgCGTATGCATGTATATCGGATACAAAACCGGTGGCAGGCCGACGGCAAGCGGGCTCACATATGTCACCGATGTCGACTCGACATCGAGTGCCCatgtaaattgcataaattgtGTTTTGCATATATGTAGCTTGCGTAAGACGCTCAACATTTTGCGGTGGGTCGAAGTACAAGAGCGTCGCAGAACTATTCCACAGAGAAATACTGTATAAACGTTTCACCACAGCTTATCACGGATTGACGTTTTCTATGACACTTTTTGGACACGTCATGTCGAGAAACGCGATTTATTGGAAGTGATTACTATCGCGCGCGCATCACACTGATCAATGCCTTTCACCTTTTATTCGCGTTTAACTCGCATGAACGCGAGACGTCAGCGTCGGCGATAGATGGCCATTAATAATCTCGCCGCGGTGACGTTTCGCGGATGTTCGCGATCCGCTCATCCATCGTGACAAGGTGAAAAGATTCGTCGTTGCTGGCATATTTTTACCGCAATGGCTTTTTATTCATTCCTTTGACAATAACGTGATCCAATTTTTAgcattatatctttattttataaaatattaatagcgaGGATTAATTTGCAAACAGCAATTTTTTGCTCAGCTGAAAAGAGAAGAATGCGCCTTGAGCTTCTTCTCGTTGAAAAATTAACGTTGCAATTTGGcattaaaacattttcattGTCAAGTGTTagccaaaaatattttgtatcaagatcttaaaatattcgatTCCAAGGATTGGAAATGTGGAAACACAGATTTATAAGGAAAACcagaaaagaaatgtttcgCATTTCttattctatctttatttttaaaatttgctctatacacagtcaattatatattataataacgtttgcaaatacttttaaagaatatattataaccttcGCACGTAGACCTAGCATTTTGGCTCTTCATGCTTCTTATTGATcctatttgatttaaaatcaCCAGAGccttatattctatttaattatatatcataatgTTCATAGgataatatatctaatatttgttatatatatacaatagtAATTTAATCTTCCTAGGTATGTGAAAAACAgtttattaagaattatatttacagtaaattttttattactaagtTTGTCATACAACGaaatattaacgaaataatttacaatgcatttgtgatattaaataacatatttattaaaaaacattacgtCAAATACTTGTCCTTTTCATCACAAGtgcatattaatttcatgattttgatgttataatacaacatattGCGTGCGTATTAGCTTATTTCACGCCTGTTTTCTTCTTCGATTTGCTGTATAGCTGTATAGTTTTTCATCTGATCAAATGCGATTATTATCCccattattttatctattgcAATGTCTAGTTGCCGCCAATCTTGGTTATATGTAACCCGCGACCGATCAACTTTTCCATTAGGAAGACGTTTAAAACGGTGTTGCATGAAATAAACGCCTCCGCGAAGTTTACATTTATCGTCCATTTTCTCTTctacacattttattaattgctcTTCGGTTATCTAAAAAACGAcagtgtaaatttttataaagaaaaagtttattcGATTATTACGAGAAACAAGTAGCTTCTAACCTTAACTCCGATTAGTCTTCTAACAAGAGCCATCGGATGCTGACCGTCATTACCATTTGCAGTCGGTATTACGACGACTTCAGCTATGTcccaattatttaataacatttcctCGATATCTGACGGTATGACAATCGAATCtttgtatttaataagatGCTTCACCTTATCGAGAACGTAAATTTCGCCATTGTCATCGTAATAGCCGAAATCTCCCGTACAGTACCAATCTAAACAGCACGTAACATCATGTTTCAAtggataattttgcattaacaatttgtaaaatttctgaattttctaagtcattttaataatcctagttataaaattgatttaaaaaatgtaacacataTGCACAAACCATCGAATTTACTGTCCATCTCAGGGTAATTTTTCTGCTTAAAAGGTGTATAATTGTACGGAGTTTTGCACCATATCTCACCACACACGTTTTTACCCACCACTTTTTTTGTGTCCAAATCAATGATCGCCACGCTAACGTTTTTACTTATGTAGCCACTACATTTAAGAGCACCGCTGTCTCGCTGATAAGCAATCACGCCTGCTCCCGTGTCAGCTGAAATAATTCACGAATCGTTGATTTCAGAAATTTCGTCGCTTAGACATTGCGTTGATCATTCATAACAGTAGTAATCGCAAATGTTCATACCATACACTTGAGTGACGGCGATATGTGACGGCAGAAAGTCGATAAAATCTTCGTGAATCCCTTCGTCGATCGGTGTATCGCCGAATAAGAATTGCTTCAAGCAAGAGACGTCGTATCTCTTCACCATAATATCGGTGACTAACATTTTTTCGCACAGGCTGCTTTCAAGAAACACCCATGTCGGCtgaaattaacataaatattttatatttcattcatctccaacaaaatttatatgttcttATACGCTACCTTGTACTTTGTTATTATTGAATAGAAAGTTTCCTCGTCGAACCACATTTTTTGGATTTTGAGCGCTGTATTAAATGAAAGTATGGCACGAACTGTTAGAAGCAGACTGTGAGTCCAACATAAAGATCCATACCATAGGCCGGTCTCGCCATAAGTCATGAATGGCACTTCGAGATTTGACGGAGATACAAACGCCATGTATGGAATTTGCACCTCGCCGGGATAGCTTACCGCATTCGAAGAAAACA
This DNA window, taken from Linepithema humile isolate Giens D197 chromosome 7, Lhum_UNIL_v1.0, whole genome shotgun sequence, encodes the following:
- the LOC105670188 gene encoding luciferin 4-monooxygenase-like isoform X10 yields the protein MYPRGDLCDESSKIKDIEALHYEITNFNGMKISMKKKSKPKPNTETDASSLKIKNSEEDKENLHKVASHDETNKTSYSKTILLKTSKKKRRRNKKNTSNEASESKISSKEMCHDEKTTSDKASENKKLDNEVKVCNVVSKADTDKSEVPVEENEIEEMIFNEINEFTVKNNILIGKQDSIDKDLHIGNLILLALKAEPQFIGQIDVLTGERTTFQEMREKSVKCASWLQIMLEGEDQMDKIITICTRNPMQAYIPYLASLYLGLMVNPWDENYFESKVRILYFLNQNMPRVIFVDDENAVEIRNAVRILEEYDPRIESTIVTFGEVAGFLSLKRILEIDVDKTKIDEFKCNAMYRHIDTAIVMFSSNAVSYPGEVQIPYMAFVSPSNLEVPFMTYGETGLWYGSLCWTHSLLLTVRAILSFNTALKIQKMWFDEETFYSIITKYKPTWVFLESSLCEKMLVTDIMVKRYDVSCLKQFLFGDTPIDEGIHEDFIDFLPSHIAVTQVYADTGAGVIAYQRDSGALKCSGYISKNVSVAIIDLDTKKVVGKNVCGEIWCKTPYNYTPFKQKNYPEMDSKFDDWYCTGDFGYYDDNGEIYVLDKVKHLIKYKDSIVIPSDIEEMLLNNWDIAEVVVIPTANGNDGQHPMALVRRLIGVKITEEQLIKCVEEKMDDKCKLRGGVYFMQHRFKRLPNGKVDRSRVTYNQDWRQLDIAIDKIMGIIIAFDQMKNYTAIQQIEEENRREIS
- the LOC105670188 gene encoding luciferin 4-monooxygenase-like isoform X11, producing the protein MYPRGDLCDESSKIKDIEALHYEITNFNGMKISMKKKSKPKPNTETDASSLKIKNSEEDKENLHKVASHDETNKSKISSKEMCHDEKTTSDKASENKKLDNEVKVCNVVSKADTDKSEVPVEENEIEEMIFNEINEFTVKNNILIGKQDSIDKDLHIGNLILLALKAEPQFIGQIDVLTGERTTFQEMREKSVKCASWLQIMLEGEDQMDKIITICTRNPMQAYIPYLASLYLGLMVNPWDENYFESKVRILYFLNQNMPRVIFVDDENAVEIRNAVRILEEYDPRIESTIVTFGEVAGFLSLKRILEIDVDKTKIDEFKCNAMYRHIDTAIVMFSSNAVSYPGEVQIPYMAFVSPSNLEVPFMTYGETGLWYGSLCWTHSLLLTVRAILSFNTALKIQKMWFDEETFYSIITKYKPTWVFLESSLCEKMLVTDIMVKRYDVSCLKQFLFGDTPIDEGIHEDFIDFLPSHIAVTQVYADTGAGVIAYQRDSGALKCSGYISKNVSVAIIDLDTKKVVGKNVCGEIWCKTPYNYTPFKQKNYPEMDSKFDDWYCTGDFGYYDDNGEIYVLDKVKHLIKYKDSIVIPSDIEEMLLNNWDIAEVVVIPTANGNDGQHPMALVRRLIGVKITEEQLIKCVEEKMDDKCKLRGGVYFMQHRFKRLPNGKVDRSRVTYNQDWRQLDIAIDKIMGIIIAFDQMKNYTAIQQIEEENRREIS